The proteins below come from a single Gemmatimonadota bacterium genomic window:
- a CDS encoding 1,4-dihydroxy-6-naphthoate synthase, protein MRELTFGYSPCPNDTFAFHALTHGLIDLPFRVTPVLLDIEELNRRAHDGAFALTKLSVGAFAGVGTRYRLLRSGAALGEGVGPLVVTRTPMSLADAVRGRVAIPGRETTAFRLLQLAAPTLGEVVELRYDRILKAVADGDVNAGLIIHESRFTYAEHGLSKAVDLGDWWKQETGLPVPLAGICARSDLDDETVAAVERAIRASVQYAFDHPEASRDYVRAHAQEMSDAVCAQHIALYVNAFSLDVGDDGLRAIERLVTKR, encoded by the coding sequence ATGCGTGAGCTAACCTTTGGCTACTCGCCCTGCCCCAACGACACTTTTGCGTTTCACGCGTTGACGCACGGACTCATTGACCTGCCGTTCCGCGTGACGCCCGTACTCCTCGACATCGAGGAACTGAACCGGCGCGCACATGACGGCGCGTTCGCACTGACCAAGTTGAGCGTTGGCGCCTTTGCTGGTGTGGGGACGCGGTATCGCCTCCTCCGCAGCGGTGCCGCACTCGGCGAAGGCGTGGGGCCGCTGGTGGTCACGCGCACGCCGATGTCGCTGGCCGATGCGGTGCGCGGCCGCGTGGCGATTCCGGGGCGTGAGACGACCGCTTTTCGTTTGTTACAGCTCGCGGCGCCTACGCTCGGCGAAGTCGTTGAACTGCGCTATGACCGCATCCTCAAGGCGGTGGCCGACGGTGACGTCAACGCAGGGCTCATCATTCACGAGAGCCGGTTTACGTACGCCGAACACGGATTGTCAAAGGCTGTGGACTTGGGTGATTGGTGGAAGCAGGAGACGGGGTTGCCCGTGCCACTCGCGGGCATTTGCGCGCGATCCGATCTCGACGATGAGACGGTTGCCGCCGTTGAGCGCGCGATTCGGGCGTCGGTGCAGTATGCGTTCGATCATCCCGAGGCGAGCCGCGACTATGTGCGGGCGCACGCGCAGGAAATGAGCGATGCGGTGTGCGCGCAGCACATCGCGCTCTACGTGAATGCGTTCAGTCTCGATGTGGGAGATGACGGGCTGCGCGCGATCGAGCGGTTGGTGACGAAGCGCTAA
- a CDS encoding sialidase family protein, which translates to MRISRTVPIWLGGTMLPLMFGCAPWRAPAASATAATAATAVEPFRTDLAVSGEGAPHYRIPALIVTTAGTVLAAYDARPTLNDLPSNISLVLRRSTDNGRTWGVPIIVRRDTAPNGYGDPSLLVDDSTKRIFLFHAAGVLQGFFGSHTGNDEANPNILQADVSFSDDDGLTWRHRRITNQIKRPAWGGLFASSGAGIQLKRGAHAGRLVQQYVIRINGAVWAASAFSDDHGDSWRMGTPIGPGADENKAVELADGRLMLNSRAKPVRKIAWSNDGGESWSGWRDEPQLTDPANNGAIIRYAPDGAPTARESHWLLFSNTEHPSERRNLVLKLSCDDGSTWPVRTVVDAGPAAYSTIAILRDGALGVLYERGDYATITFVHQPLPRSCPTP; encoded by the coding sequence GTGCGCATCAGCCGTACCGTACCGATATGGCTTGGTGGCACGATGCTGCCGTTGATGTTCGGCTGCGCTCCCTGGCGCGCGCCCGCAGCATCCGCAACGGCGGCAACGGCGGCAACGGCGGTGGAGCCGTTCCGCACCGATCTCGCCGTGAGTGGCGAGGGCGCTCCGCACTATCGCATTCCCGCCTTGATTGTGACCACGGCAGGCACGGTGCTCGCGGCCTACGACGCACGCCCCACACTCAACGACCTGCCAAGCAACATCTCACTCGTACTGCGCCGCTCCACCGACAACGGCCGGACGTGGGGTGTGCCCATCATTGTGCGGCGCGACACGGCACCAAACGGCTACGGCGATCCGTCACTACTTGTTGATGACAGTACGAAACGCATTTTCCTCTTTCACGCGGCCGGTGTGCTCCAAGGCTTCTTCGGCTCCCACACCGGCAACGACGAAGCCAATCCAAACATCTTGCAGGCCGACGTTTCGTTCTCCGATGACGACGGTCTGACGTGGCGCCACCGTCGCATTACCAATCAGATCAAGCGGCCGGCATGGGGCGGCCTCTTCGCTTCATCTGGCGCGGGCATTCAACTGAAGCGCGGTGCACACGCTGGCCGACTCGTGCAGCAGTACGTCATTCGCATCAACGGTGCCGTCTGGGCCGCCAGCGCTTTCAGCGACGATCACGGTGACAGCTGGCGAATGGGCACTCCCATCGGCCCGGGCGCAGATGAAAACAAAGCCGTCGAACTCGCCGACGGCCGTCTGATGCTCAACAGCCGCGCCAAGCCCGTGCGCAAAATCGCTTGGTCCAACGACGGCGGCGAATCGTGGAGTGGCTGGCGCGATGAACCACAGCTGACCGATCCGGCAAACAACGGCGCCATCATCCGCTACGCCCCGGACGGAGCGCCGACCGCGCGGGAGAGCCACTGGCTGCTGTTTAGCAACACCGAGCATCCCAGCGAACGACGTAATCTGGTGCTGAAGCTGTCGTGTGATGATGGCTCCACTTGGCCGGTGCGGACCGTCGTGGACGCTGGCCCCGCAGCCTACTCAACCATCGCGATCCTCAGGGACGGCGCACTCGGCGTCCTCTACGAACGAGGCGACTACGCCACCATCACCTTCGTACACCAACCGCTCCCGCGGTCTTGCCCCACCCCGTAG
- a CDS encoding nuclear transport factor 2 family protein, with the protein MHQPGVVLRRFIVVAAVTIAGCQPAAAPAGGGDAAAQAGDIKAVEAVLHGWYDAAERQDSVAWKAAMLPEFFIVEDTNVFDKAAITKMVVEGFPVGRARATLSDFRTQVRGDVAWSTFRNTEDWTPNVGKPDAPHRFIESVVFRRVDGAWKMERYHATAINRR; encoded by the coding sequence ATGCATCAGCCCGGTGTCGTGCTCCGCAGGTTTATCGTCGTGGCAGCCGTTACAATCGCCGGCTGTCAGCCAGCGGCAGCTCCAGCCGGCGGCGGTGATGCGGCCGCGCAGGCAGGCGACATTAAGGCGGTGGAAGCGGTGCTTCACGGCTGGTACGATGCCGCCGAACGCCAAGACTCCGTTGCGTGGAAAGCGGCGATGCTGCCGGAGTTCTTTATTGTCGAAGATACGAACGTGTTCGACAAAGCGGCGATCACCAAGATGGTCGTAGAAGGATTTCCCGTGGGCAGGGCGCGGGCCACGTTGAGTGACTTCCGCACGCAGGTGCGTGGCGACGTCGCGTGGTCGACCTTCCGCAACACGGAAGACTGGACGCCGAATGTCGGAAAACCCGACGCGCCACACCGGTTCATCGAGTCGGTCGTCTTTCGCCGAGTAGATGGCGCCTGGAAGATGGAACGCTACCACGCCACCGCGATCAATCGCCGCTAA
- a CDS encoding VOC family protein, which translates to MQVQGVHHITLVGSTRQSAIDFWQGVLGMPFILEQPNLGKGDENHLYFDPGDGRLITVFTSESTPDARRHAPREVGCVEHIAFNVSRATFLQAPARLTEHGIEFIQRDRGFMDSIYLRDPNGLKVELACYKFETPEGFRAADVLMTAQRLRVEREHHHITEEHLADAIELLMAQRDRLPG; encoded by the coding sequence ATGCAGGTGCAGGGCGTGCATCACATCACGCTCGTCGGTTCCACGCGCCAGAGCGCCATCGATTTCTGGCAAGGCGTGCTCGGCATGCCGTTCATTCTCGAGCAGCCAAACCTCGGCAAGGGCGACGAGAATCACCTGTACTTTGATCCCGGCGACGGCCGATTGATCACCGTCTTTACCAGCGAGAGCACACCGGATGCCCGCCGGCATGCGCCACGCGAGGTGGGGTGCGTGGAGCACATCGCGTTCAACGTTTCACGCGCGACGTTCCTGCAGGCGCCCGCGCGGCTCACCGAGCATGGTATTGAGTTCATTCAGCGCGATCGGGGCTTCATGGACTCGATCTACCTGCGCGATCCTAATGGTCTCAAGGTGGAACTGGCCTGCTACAAGTTCGAGACGCCCGAAGGCTTTCGCGCCGCAGATGTGCTCATGACGGCGCAACGCCTTCGCGTGGAACGCGAACATCATCACATCACCGAGGAGCATCTCGCCGACGCGATCGAACTCCTCATGGCCCAACGCGACCGCCTGCCAGGCTAG
- a CDS encoding serine hydrolase, translating to MRSTRVLSVAVGLVVQGALWVSPISAQSKAAAPDLRGVDQVIETMMADFHVPGLGVGIIKDGQIVMAKGYGFRDVEAAKPVTSRTLFAIGSNSKSFTTTLLAMLVDEGKLDWNKPVRTWLPDFELYDDYASRNMTPMDLVSHVSGLPRHDAVWYGRAFTRNQIFQRLKYLEPNTSFRNVWQYNNLMFLSAGVLSERITGKSWEEQVRGRLFAPLGMTRSTTSVSEMTKADDFSYPYDYTDGKVARIPFRQIDAVGPAGSINASVDDMLKYVSFRMHFGAWEGKQLVSAKQDSVMQTSRAVVPGAWLFAGVPELGPDTYALGLGVVGYRGHKVVIHGGGIDGFISQMGWLPNDKIGFVILSNTGNTDGGGNPLPNALALYLVDRMLGLPPLDWTGTARKQTKMADSAMKAMRAADIKTRVAGTTPSRALADFAGRYEHPGYGVLEIHAGAKGLDMALDDIKVPLEHVHYDVFAVAPKAMLSGRVTFALDEKGGVTSVSVPIEASVKPIVFTRIKPAKP from the coding sequence ATGCGCAGTACCCGCGTACTGTCCGTTGCTGTTGGATTGGTTGTTCAGGGCGCGCTATGGGTCTCGCCGATTTCGGCGCAGTCCAAGGCTGCCGCTCCCGACCTCAGAGGCGTAGACCAGGTCATCGAAACGATGATGGCCGACTTCCACGTGCCTGGGCTGGGCGTGGGCATTATCAAAGACGGCCAGATTGTGATGGCCAAGGGCTATGGCTTCCGCGATGTGGAGGCCGCGAAGCCGGTAACCTCGCGCACGCTCTTTGCCATTGGTTCCAACTCCAAGTCCTTCACCACGACGCTCCTCGCGATGCTGGTGGACGAAGGCAAGCTCGACTGGAATAAACCGGTGCGCACTTGGTTGCCGGATTTTGAGCTGTATGATGACTACGCGAGCCGCAACATGACGCCAATGGACTTGGTGTCGCACGTCTCCGGACTGCCGCGGCACGATGCGGTGTGGTACGGACGTGCCTTTACGCGCAATCAGATCTTTCAGCGGCTCAAGTATTTGGAGCCGAATACGTCATTCCGCAATGTGTGGCAGTACAACAACCTCATGTTCTTGAGTGCCGGCGTGCTCAGCGAACGCATTACCGGAAAAAGCTGGGAGGAGCAGGTGCGTGGGCGCCTCTTTGCGCCGCTTGGGATGACGCGCTCGACCACGTCGGTTTCCGAGATGACGAAGGCGGATGATTTCAGCTATCCCTACGACTATACCGACGGCAAAGTGGCGCGCATTCCATTCCGTCAGATTGACGCCGTTGGTCCGGCGGGATCGATCAATGCGAGCGTGGACGACATGCTCAAGTACGTATCCTTCCGGATGCACTTCGGCGCTTGGGAAGGGAAGCAACTCGTTTCGGCGAAGCAGGACTCGGTGATGCAGACGTCGCGCGCGGTGGTGCCCGGCGCATGGCTGTTTGCCGGTGTGCCGGAACTCGGGCCGGACACGTACGCGCTCGGACTCGGCGTGGTGGGCTACCGTGGCCACAAGGTGGTGATTCACGGCGGCGGTATTGATGGATTCATTTCGCAGATGGGGTGGCTGCCGAACGACAAGATTGGTTTTGTGATTCTCTCGAACACTGGAAACACTGATGGTGGCGGGAATCCACTGCCGAACGCGCTCGCGCTGTATCTGGTAGATCGGATGTTGGGTCTCCCCCCGCTCGACTGGACTGGGACGGCTCGCAAGCAGACGAAGATGGCCGACTCTGCGATGAAGGCCATGCGAGCGGCAGACATCAAGACACGCGTGGCTGGCACGACCCCGTCGCGCGCGTTGGCGGACTTTGCGGGTCGATATGAGCACCCCGGCTACGGCGTTCTGGAGATTCACGCTGGCGCGAAAGGGCTCGACATGGCGCTTGATGACATCAAAGTGCCGCTTGAGCATGTGCACTACGATGTGTTCGCGGTTGCACCGAAGGCTATGCTGAGCGGACGCGTCACCTTTGCGCTGGATGAAAAGGGAGGCGTCACGTCGGTGTCAGTTCCCATCGAGGCGAGTGTGAAGCCGATCGTCTTCACACGCATCAAGCCGGCGAAGCCGTAA
- a CDS encoding PQQ-dependent dehydrogenase, methanol/ethanol family, protein MRGRSFTMLLLVALSACGKAPGNVTLDRWTHGDAEPGQWLGLGRTYKADRFSPLTQLSAANATKLGFAWEYSAPSHRGRVDHGQEATPIVVDGVLYVSGPWGSAFAVDAKTGKEKWRYDPKVDGSYGRRACCDVVSRGLSVWGGHVYVATLDGWLVSLDAATGKEVWRADTFIERDSRFYTITGPPIVAKNVVVVGNSGAEFGVRGYVTAYDLNTGEKKWRFFTVPGDPAKGPDEHPEVTTARKTWDPKSDWASGLGGTVWGEMNYDPELNLLYVGTGNSSPYPMAFRSPSGGDNLYLDCILAINPDDGRMKWFYQTTPGEEWDFTTTQNMILADLTIKGKPRKVIMQAPKNGFYFVIDRESGQFISAEPFVYVNWAKGVDSTGRPIPTGKGNYNKDPKVVFPTQAGAHNWQPMAFNPQTGLVYIPARDQGMMIFRQDTYRWMPGDANVGSGAMFNDLPNEFKANHGMPIPVSKEQAAAFWKAVDGEPSMAVKEFLLAWDPVAQKERWRVPIGLTEFIGGGVLTTAGNLVIQGTGAGKLIVYRADNGEKLHEIDVGTGIMAAPVSYEIDGEQYVAVFAGFGGAVNPALSPLLATTKYLNTGRILAFKIGGGATPLPPKRPVVATPEAPKLAWYSDTAATRGAGLFGARCARCHSGKGEQQLSSYPDLHRLPAATHAVFDSVVLGGMYAANGMASFSDLLTPADAKAIQAYLIREQRKLFEAEHKK, encoded by the coding sequence ATGCGCGGACGCTCGTTCACGATGTTGCTCTTGGTGGCCTTGTCCGCGTGTGGCAAAGCGCCAGGCAATGTGACCCTCGACCGCTGGACGCATGGCGACGCCGAACCGGGGCAATGGCTGGGGCTCGGACGTACCTACAAGGCCGACCGTTTTTCGCCGCTCACACAGCTGAGCGCCGCAAACGCCACTAAACTCGGCTTTGCGTGGGAATATTCGGCGCCGTCGCATCGTGGCCGCGTGGATCACGGTCAGGAAGCAACGCCGATTGTCGTGGACGGCGTGCTCTATGTGTCTGGCCCCTGGGGAAGCGCCTTTGCGGTGGATGCCAAAACCGGTAAGGAAAAGTGGCGCTACGACCCCAAGGTGGACGGTAGCTATGGCCGTCGCGCCTGCTGCGATGTGGTGAGCCGCGGATTATCGGTGTGGGGTGGCCATGTGTATGTGGCAACGCTCGACGGCTGGCTGGTGTCGCTCGACGCCGCGACCGGAAAAGAAGTGTGGCGCGCGGACACGTTTATTGAGCGCGATTCGCGTTTCTATACGATCACCGGTCCGCCGATTGTGGCGAAGAACGTCGTAGTGGTGGGGAACAGCGGTGCGGAGTTCGGCGTGCGCGGCTATGTCACGGCGTATGACCTCAACACCGGCGAGAAAAAGTGGCGCTTCTTCACGGTGCCGGGCGATCCCGCCAAGGGACCGGACGAACATCCCGAAGTCACCACGGCTCGCAAGACGTGGGATCCCAAGTCTGATTGGGCGTCGGGGCTGGGCGGCACGGTCTGGGGCGAAATGAATTATGACCCCGAGTTGAACCTGCTTTACGTTGGCACCGGTAACAGTTCGCCGTATCCCATGGCATTCCGTAGCCCGAGCGGCGGCGACAATCTGTATCTCGATTGCATCCTCGCCATTAATCCCGATGATGGGCGCATGAAGTGGTTCTACCAAACCACGCCCGGCGAAGAGTGGGATTTCACCACCACGCAGAACATGATTCTTGCGGATCTCACGATCAAAGGAAAACCGCGCAAGGTGATCATGCAGGCGCCGAAGAACGGCTTTTACTTTGTGATTGATCGCGAGTCGGGGCAGTTCATTTCGGCGGAGCCCTTTGTGTACGTGAACTGGGCGAAGGGAGTGGATTCGACTGGGCGCCCGATTCCCACCGGCAAGGGGAACTACAATAAGGACCCGAAGGTGGTGTTCCCCACGCAGGCGGGCGCGCACAACTGGCAGCCGATGGCGTTCAATCCGCAGACCGGACTCGTCTACATTCCGGCGCGCGATCAAGGGATGATGATTTTCCGCCAAGACACGTATCGCTGGATGCCTGGCGACGCGAATGTGGGATCGGGCGCCATGTTTAATGATCTGCCGAACGAGTTCAAGGCGAACCACGGCATGCCTATTCCGGTTTCAAAAGAACAGGCGGCGGCGTTCTGGAAGGCCGTGGACGGGGAACCGTCTATGGCGGTGAAAGAGTTTCTGCTCGCGTGGGATCCGGTGGCGCAGAAGGAACGGTGGCGTGTGCCGATTGGGCTCACCGAGTTCATTGGCGGTGGCGTCCTCACGACGGCCGGAAATCTTGTGATTCAGGGCACCGGCGCTGGCAAATTAATTGTGTATCGCGCGGACAACGGCGAGAAACTGCACGAAATCGACGTGGGCACGGGCATCATGGCAGCGCCGGTGAGCTACGAGATTGATGGCGAGCAGTACGTCGCGGTGTTCGCAGGTTTCGGAGGTGCGGTCAACCCGGCGTTGTCGCCGTTGCTCGCTACAACGAAGTATCTGAACACGGGCCGCATTCTCGCGTTCAAGATTGGCGGTGGCGCCACGCCTCTGCCGCCGAAGCGTCCGGTCGTGGCGACGCCTGAAGCGCCGAAGCTGGCGTGGTACTCCGATACGGCGGCGACGCGCGGTGCTGGGTTGTTTGGCGCGCGCTGCGCCCGGTGCCATAGCGGCAAGGGAGAGCAGCAGCTCTCGTCATATCCCGACTTGCATCGTCTCCCCGCCGCAACCCACGCCGTGTTCGACTCCGTGGTACTCGGCGGCATGTACGCGGCGAACGGGATGGCGAGCTTCTCCGATCTGCTCACGCCAGCTGACGCAAAAGCGATTCAGGCGTATCTGATTCGTGAGCAACGCAAGTTGTTCGAGGCGGAGCACAAAAAATAG
- a CDS encoding acylase, which translates to MRKLFIATCLLATSFSRAAFAQAAPTAPGALAPEILWDTWGVPHIYAATDAGAFKAFGYAQMQAHGDLILKLYGQARGRAAEYWGESHLTTDRFVRTLGITQHAAQSYRTMSPALHANVAAFAAGINAYVAQHPDKIADSVKVVLPVTATDVVAHTERVIYYLFMLLGQVQMPSKFNDASKPGSNMWAISAGRSASGHPMLLGNPHLPWSDLYLFFESQITAPGRDFYGTTLVGFPVPVIGFNNNVGWSHTVNTQDGVDDYTLTPRGNGYLLDGAERAFTTRNEILKIKSATGLRTETMRVRTSVHGPVFDDSTGTLRAVRIAGLDDPNMLEQWWKMGAATSMKEFESGVRGMHVPFFNIMAASHDGHIYYFFGGKTPKRVRGDGAFWRAPVRGDSSALIWKETLAYDQLPHVMDPPSGWLQNANDPPWTVTWPLVFKPDAYAAYVAPREMSFRPQRSAAMLMADSSITFDELVQYKHSTHMLLADRVLPELLAAVRITGDADAKRAAVVLAAWDGNANADSRGAVLFSAWVQQWLGPVGEKAFARPWRLEAAVSTPSGIADPARAVKALSAAALLTEKNHHALDVAYGDVNRLRYAGKDLPGNGAAGDPFGVFRVGYYAPQPDGKSVFSAGDSYYQAVEFGTPLRAKVLTAYGNASQPSSPHRGDQLELFAAKQMRDAWRTRAEVLKHLESKDVIR; encoded by the coding sequence ATGCGAAAACTTTTCATTGCCACTTGTCTGCTTGCGACGAGTTTCTCCCGCGCGGCATTCGCGCAGGCTGCGCCTACAGCGCCGGGGGCACTGGCTCCAGAAATTCTCTGGGATACCTGGGGCGTCCCACACATTTACGCCGCCACCGATGCCGGCGCCTTCAAAGCCTTTGGCTATGCGCAAATGCAAGCGCATGGTGACCTCATCTTGAAACTGTACGGTCAGGCGAGAGGGCGCGCCGCTGAATACTGGGGCGAGTCGCATCTCACCACCGACCGCTTTGTGCGCACGCTGGGAATCACGCAGCACGCTGCGCAATCATATCGCACAATGTCGCCCGCCCTGCACGCCAACGTCGCGGCGTTCGCGGCGGGCATCAACGCCTACGTCGCCCAGCACCCCGACAAGATCGCGGACAGCGTGAAGGTGGTGCTCCCGGTGACGGCCACCGATGTGGTCGCGCATACGGAACGGGTCATCTACTACTTGTTCATGTTACTCGGACAGGTGCAGATGCCCAGCAAGTTCAACGATGCATCCAAGCCCGGTTCGAACATGTGGGCCATCAGTGCCGGTCGCTCCGCGTCGGGGCACCCGATGTTACTGGGCAATCCGCATTTGCCATGGAGTGATCTGTACCTGTTCTTTGAATCGCAGATCACCGCCCCCGGTCGTGATTTCTACGGCACCACGCTCGTCGGCTTTCCTGTACCAGTCATCGGATTCAACAACAACGTGGGCTGGTCGCATACCGTCAACACACAGGACGGCGTGGACGACTATACCCTGACCCCGCGCGGCAACGGCTACTTGCTTGACGGGGCTGAACGGGCCTTCACCACGCGGAACGAGATTCTCAAAATCAAAAGCGCCACCGGCCTGCGCACGGAGACAATGCGCGTCCGCACCTCCGTCCACGGACCAGTATTCGACGACAGCACCGGCACACTCCGCGCCGTGCGCATTGCGGGCCTCGACGACCCGAACATGCTCGAACAATGGTGGAAGATGGGCGCGGCAACCTCCATGAAGGAGTTTGAATCCGGCGTGCGCGGCATGCATGTGCCGTTCTTCAATATCATGGCCGCCAGCCACGATGGTCACATCTACTATTTCTTTGGCGGAAAAACCCCTAAGCGCGTGCGCGGTGACGGCGCTTTCTGGCGCGCTCCCGTACGCGGCGACAGCTCGGCGCTCATCTGGAAAGAGACCCTCGCCTACGATCAACTTCCGCACGTGATGGACCCGCCGTCGGGCTGGCTGCAGAACGCCAACGATCCGCCCTGGACGGTGACCTGGCCCCTCGTGTTCAAGCCGGATGCCTATGCCGCCTACGTGGCGCCGCGTGAAATGTCGTTCCGCCCGCAGCGTTCCGCGGCCATGCTGATGGCCGATAGCAGTATCACTTTTGACGAGCTCGTGCAGTACAAGCACTCCACGCACATGTTGCTGGCGGACCGTGTGCTTCCGGAACTCCTCGCCGCCGTACGCATCACGGGCGACGCCGACGCCAAGCGGGCGGCCGTTGTGCTCGCGGCGTGGGACGGCAACGCGAACGCCGACAGTCGCGGCGCCGTGCTCTTCAGCGCGTGGGTGCAGCAATGGCTCGGACCGGTGGGCGAAAAAGCATTCGCGCGCCCATGGCGACTCGAGGCGGCGGTTTCCACGCCGTCCGGCATCGCCGATCCCGCACGCGCAGTGAAAGCATTGAGCGCCGCCGCGCTCCTCACCGAAAAGAACCACCATGCGCTCGACGTCGCATATGGCGACGTCAACCGCTTGCGCTACGCGGGCAAAGATCTTCCGGGCAACGGCGCAGCGGGTGACCCGTTTGGCGTATTCCGCGTCGGTTACTACGCGCCGCAACCAGACGGCAAGTCGGTGTTCAGCGCGGGGGACAGCTACTATCAGGCCGTGGAATTCGGCACACCCCTCCGCGCGAAAGTGCTCACCGCCTACGGCAACGCTTCGCAACCGAGTTCACCGCACCGCGGCGACCAACTCGAACTCTTTGCCGCCAAGCAAATGCGCGATGCGTGGCGCACGCGGGCAGAAGTGCTCAAACACCTCGAGTCAAAGGACGTGATCCGCTAG
- a CDS encoding alpha/beta hydrolase-fold protein, producing the protein MRLFYRVSALAVFVLATTVTPVAAQSLQSVPYVVPGVSAFVFDSPSMGVRYEVSVWVPPTFKAEGGKTLPLLVVTDGNDAFNATLDAVRSLRNQGAIGDLMIASIGAPLALGEEVFTRRRVYEFSPPDWQMKDPFGEVVQQTCEKMKAAWSGPCTGGAQKFLAAINNELVAGLQKRFPVDTTQLGLVGVSAGGFFASYVIFQPGSRFTKYIISSPAMAYGDGEMDRQEARWAASHKDLKVGIYLASGSLEMSDPFLEGVGRIVSGQMRLASALTSRHYPGLRLQSDINPGLGHGDSYGTAVVRGLRFLYSVVP; encoded by the coding sequence ATGCGTCTGTTTTATCGGGTCTCCGCACTCGCGGTGTTTGTACTCGCGACGACCGTCACGCCAGTAGCCGCGCAATCGCTGCAGTCGGTTCCCTATGTGGTGCCGGGCGTCTCAGCATTTGTCTTTGATTCGCCCTCCATGGGCGTGCGCTACGAGGTGTCGGTGTGGGTGCCGCCCACCTTCAAAGCCGAGGGCGGGAAGACGCTTCCGTTGTTAGTGGTGACGGACGGGAACGATGCATTCAACGCGACGCTCGACGCAGTGCGTTCGCTCCGAAATCAGGGCGCGATTGGCGACTTGATGATTGCCAGCATCGGGGCACCGCTCGCGTTGGGTGAGGAAGTATTTACGCGCCGTCGCGTCTACGAGTTTTCGCCGCCGGACTGGCAGATGAAGGATCCGTTCGGTGAGGTGGTGCAACAGACGTGCGAAAAAATGAAAGCGGCGTGGTCTGGTCCCTGCACGGGTGGCGCACAGAAGTTTCTGGCGGCGATCAATAACGAACTTGTTGCTGGGCTCCAAAAGCGTTTTCCGGTAGACACCACACAGCTCGGGCTGGTCGGCGTATCAGCCGGTGGCTTCTTTGCGTCGTATGTAATTTTTCAGCCGGGCTCGCGTTTTACCAAGTACATCATCTCGAGTCCGGCCATGGCGTACGGCGATGGCGAAATGGACCGGCAGGAAGCGCGATGGGCTGCCTCGCACAAAGATCTCAAAGTTGGGATCTACTTGGCGTCCGGGAGTCTTGAGATGAGCGATCCGTTTCTTGAGGGCGTTGGGCGCATTGTGAGTGGCCAGATGCGCTTGGCATCGGCGCTCACGTCGCGACATTACCCCGGGCTTCGCTTACAGAGCGACATCAACCCCGGCTTGGGGCACGGCGATTCATACGGAACGGCGGTGGTGCGAGGGCTCCGGTTCTTGTACAGCGTGGTGCCATAG